The Buttiauxella selenatireducens genome has a window encoding:
- a CDS encoding DedA family protein produces MDINNLIAHYGYAALILGSMAEGETVTLLGGIAAHQGLLKYPLVVLSVALGGMIGDQLLYLIGRRFRGSIPERFNKHKKKITKAQDLINRHPYWFVIGSRFMYGFRVISPILIGASHLPPKIFLPLNIVGALLWATIFTTLGYLGGEVVGPWLHNLDQHIKHWIWLVGVVAVVWLVRYWFKRRESDK; encoded by the coding sequence ATGGATATCAATAATCTCATCGCGCATTACGGTTATGCCGCTCTGATTCTGGGCAGCATGGCTGAAGGGGAAACGGTGACGCTGTTGGGTGGCATTGCTGCGCACCAGGGGTTGCTGAAGTATCCGCTGGTAGTGCTGTCTGTCGCACTGGGCGGTATGATTGGCGACCAACTGCTGTACCTGATTGGCAGACGTTTTCGCGGCTCCATTCCAGAACGTTTTAATAAGCACAAAAAGAAAATCACCAAAGCCCAGGATCTGATCAACCGCCATCCCTATTGGTTTGTCATTGGCTCGCGCTTTATGTACGGCTTTCGGGTGATAAGCCCCATCTTGATTGGCGCCAGTCACCTGCCTCCCAAAATCTTTCTCCCCCTCAACATTGTAGGCGCACTACTTTGGGCAACCATTTTCACCACTCTGGGGTATTTGGGCGGCGAAGTTGTTGGCCCATGGCTACATAACCTGGACCAACATATTAAGCACTGGATTTGGCTGGTAGGCGTGGTTGCGGTGGTGTGGCTGGTGCGGTACTGGTTTAAACGCCGGGAGAGCGATAAATAA
- a CDS encoding ABC transporter permease — MRLLRDPLLWLIALFIGLLVAMPYSSPLFSWLFPDLERPLYQQDSFVALALKHFMLVGISSLVAIVIGVGLGIAVTRPAGLEFRSLVETIAAAGQTFPPVAVLAIAVPVMGFGQQPAIIALVLYGLLPILQGTLAGMGAVPESTKEIALGAGMSRWQMLRKVEFPLAAPVILAGVRTSVIINIGTAAIASTVGASTLGSPIIIGLSGFNTAYVIQGALLVALAAVVIDRLFERLLRYITRHEG; from the coding sequence ATGCGTCTGCTCCGTGATCCCTTGTTATGGCTCATTGCGCTATTTATCGGGCTGTTAGTCGCAATGCCCTACAGCAGCCCCTTGTTCAGTTGGCTTTTCCCGGATCTTGAAAGGCCGTTGTATCAGCAAGACAGTTTTGTGGCGCTGGCGCTAAAGCACTTCATGCTGGTGGGGATTTCCAGTCTGGTCGCCATTGTGATTGGGGTAGGGCTGGGAATTGCAGTCACTCGACCGGCAGGGCTTGAATTTCGCTCACTGGTTGAGACTATCGCGGCGGCTGGGCAAACTTTTCCGCCCGTCGCGGTGTTGGCGATTGCCGTTCCGGTGATGGGATTTGGTCAACAGCCTGCGATCATTGCGCTGGTGCTGTACGGACTGCTGCCGATTTTGCAGGGGACGTTGGCCGGAATGGGGGCGGTGCCAGAATCGACAAAAGAGATTGCGTTGGGGGCCGGGATGAGCCGCTGGCAAATGCTGCGAAAAGTAGAATTTCCTCTCGCCGCGCCGGTGATTCTGGCGGGGGTCCGCACCTCGGTAATCATTAATATCGGTACCGCAGCGATTGCCTCAACCGTCGGTGCCAGTACCCTGGGTTCGCCGATAATCATCGGGCTGAGCGGCTTTAACACCGCCTATGTGATTCAAGGGGCTTTGCTGGTCGCGCTGGCGGCAGTGGTGATCGACCGCCTGTTTGAGCGCCTGTTACGTTACATCACGCGCCATGAAGGATGA
- a CDS encoding Yip1 family protein: MSHVWGLFSHPNREMQNIKRENETVTHHYTHHVLIMAAIPVICAFIGTTQIGWNFGDGTFVKLSMFTGFYLGVLFYALMLAGVAVMGRVIWWMARNYPHRPSLARCMVFAGYVATPLFLSGLVALYPLVWLCVLVGAIALIYTGYLLYVGVPEFLGINKEEGMSFSSSTLAIGVLVLEVLLAMSVILWGYGYRLF; encoded by the coding sequence ATGAGTCATGTCTGGGGGCTTTTTTCCCATCCTAATCGTGAAATGCAGAACATAAAACGCGAGAACGAAACGGTAACACATCACTACACGCACCATGTGTTAATCATGGCGGCCATTCCGGTTATCTGTGCGTTTATTGGCACAACCCAAATTGGCTGGAATTTTGGTGATGGTACCTTCGTTAAATTGTCGATGTTTACCGGATTCTATTTAGGCGTACTGTTTTATGCACTGATGTTGGCTGGTGTCGCCGTGATGGGACGTGTCATTTGGTGGATGGCTCGTAACTATCCTCATCGTCCGTCGTTGGCGCGTTGCATGGTGTTTGCCGGATATGTTGCGACTCCGCTGTTTCTAAGCGGCCTTGTGGCACTGTATCCACTGGTGTGGTTATGTGTTTTGGTTGGTGCTATTGCGCTGATTTACACCGGCTATTTGCTGTACGTCGGTGTGCCTGAGTTCCTGGGTATCAATAAAGAAGAGGGGATGAGCTTTTCAAGCTCCACGCTCGCCATTGGTGTACTGGTTCTTGAAGTGCTTTTAGCCATGAGTGTCATTTTGTGGGGTTATGGATACCGGCTGTTTTGA
- the pbpG gene encoding D-alanyl-D-alanine endopeptidase: MPTKIRLSLLSLALMIAVPFASQAATKATVQQVSAGQEIASGSAMIVDLQTNKILYSSHPDLVRPIASITKLMTAMVVLDANLPMDEMLSVDISQTPEMKGVYSRVRLNSKINRKDMMLLALMSSENRAAASLAHHYPGGYNAFIRAMNAKAKSLGMTHTRYVEPTGLSIQNVSTARDLSKLLIASRQYPLLGQLSTTKEDMATFANPAYTLPFRNTNHLVYNNKWDIQLTKTGFTNNAGHCLVMRTMINNRPVALVVLDAFGKYTHFADANRLRNWMETGKVTPVPSSALAYKKQKSAQMANNSHQGNAIDD; encoded by the coding sequence ATGCCGACAAAAATTCGTCTCTCGTTGCTCAGCCTCGCGCTGATGATTGCCGTTCCATTCGCTTCTCAGGCTGCGACAAAAGCCACTGTACAACAGGTTAGTGCCGGGCAAGAAATCGCTTCCGGCAGTGCCATGATCGTCGATCTGCAAACCAATAAAATTTTGTATTCCAGCCATCCCGATCTGGTGCGCCCCATTGCCTCAATAACCAAATTGATGACAGCGATGGTGGTTCTGGATGCGAACCTGCCGATGGATGAAATGCTGAGTGTCGACATCAGCCAGACACCGGAAATGAAAGGTGTTTATTCGCGCGTACGTTTGAACAGTAAAATTAACCGTAAAGACATGATGTTGCTGGCGTTAATGTCGTCAGAAAACCGTGCGGCGGCGAGTCTGGCCCATCATTATCCAGGTGGGTATAACGCATTTATTCGCGCAATGAATGCGAAAGCCAAATCCCTGGGCATGACACACACCCGTTACGTTGAACCAACCGGGTTGTCGATTCAAAACGTTTCCACCGCGCGTGACTTATCGAAACTGCTGATTGCTTCCCGGCAATATCCGCTGCTTGGCCAGTTGAGCACGACGAAAGAAGATATGGCGACCTTTGCTAATCCGGCTTATACGCTGCCGTTCCGCAATACCAACCATTTGGTTTATAACAACAAATGGGATATTCAGCTCACCAAAACGGGATTCACTAACAACGCTGGTCACTGCCTGGTCATGCGCACCATGATTAACAACCGTCCGGTGGCGCTGGTGGTGCTGGATGCCTTCGGAAAATATACCCACTTTGCCGATGCAAACCGTTTACGTAACTGGATGGAGACGGGCAAGGTGACGCCTGTTCCTTCATCGGCTCTGGCGTATAAAAAGCAAAAATCTGCACAGATGGCGAATAACAGTCATCAGGGCAATGCAATAGACGACTAG
- the bglX gene encoding beta-glucosidase BglX has product MKWLCSVSFAVSLALQPAVASEMFGPHPLTPEARDAFVTDLLKQMTTDEKIGQLRLISVGPDNPKEAIREMIKDGQVGAIFNTVTRHDIRAMQDQVMSLSRLHIPLFFAYDVVHGQRTVFPISLGLASSFNLDAVKTVGRVSAYEAADDGLNMTWAPMVDVSRDPRWGRVSEGFGEDTYLTSIMGRTMVEAMQGKSPAERYSVMTSVKHFAAYGAVEGGKEYNTVDMSTQRLFNDYMPPYKAALDAGSGGVMVALNSLNGTPASSDTWLLKDLLRDEWKFKGITISDHGAIKELIKHGVASDPKDAVRVALNSGINMSMSDEYYSKYLPELVKSGAVPMAELDDATRHVLNVKYDMGLFNDPYSHLGPKESDPEDTNAESRLHRKEAREVARESMVLLKNRLQTLPLKKSGTIAVVGPLADSKRDMMGSWSAAGVADQTITVLQGIKNAVGDNAKIVVAKGANVTDEKDIVAFLNQYEPAVSVDTRSAKAMIDEAVNTAKSADVVVAVVGEAQGMAHEASSRTDLVLPQSQRDLIAALKATGKPLVLVLMNGRPLALVKENQQADALLEAWYSGTEGGNAVADILFGDYNPSGKLPMSFPRSVGQIPTYYSHLNTGRPYNPEKPNKYTSRYFDEANGPLFPFGYGLSYTTFTVSDVKMSAPSMNADGKVEASVEVKNTGDREGETVVQMYLRDVTASMSRPVKELKGFKKVSLKPGETQTVSFPIDVEALKFWNAQMKHVAEPGKFNVFIGLDSARVKQGEFELK; this is encoded by the coding sequence ATGAAATGGCTCTGTTCTGTAAGTTTCGCAGTTAGCCTTGCGCTGCAACCTGCGGTAGCGTCTGAAATGTTTGGCCCGCACCCGTTAACGCCAGAAGCACGTGACGCCTTCGTCACCGATTTGCTGAAACAAATGACTACTGACGAGAAAATCGGTCAACTGCGGTTAATCAGCGTCGGGCCGGATAACCCGAAAGAAGCCATTCGCGAGATGATCAAAGACGGGCAGGTTGGGGCGATTTTCAACACTGTAACCCGCCACGATATCCGTGCCATGCAAGACCAGGTGATGAGCCTGAGCCGTCTGCACATTCCATTATTCTTCGCCTACGATGTGGTGCATGGTCAACGTACCGTGTTCCCGATAAGCCTGGGTTTAGCCTCATCCTTTAATCTGGATGCCGTGAAAACGGTAGGGCGCGTTTCTGCTTATGAAGCCGCAGACGATGGCCTGAACATGACGTGGGCGCCGATGGTTGACGTTTCCCGCGACCCGCGCTGGGGCCGTGTGTCTGAAGGATTTGGTGAAGATACTTATCTGACTTCAATCATGGGACGCACCATGGTGGAAGCGATGCAAGGCAAAAGCCCGGCAGAACGCTACTCGGTGATGACCAGCGTCAAACACTTCGCAGCCTATGGCGCAGTCGAAGGTGGCAAAGAGTACAACACCGTGGATATGAGCACCCAACGCTTGTTCAACGACTATATGCCGCCATACAAAGCCGCGCTTGATGCGGGTAGCGGTGGCGTAATGGTGGCGCTGAACTCGCTGAACGGTACACCGGCATCGTCGGATACCTGGTTGCTCAAAGATTTGCTGCGCGATGAGTGGAAATTCAAAGGCATCACCATTTCTGACCACGGTGCAATCAAAGAACTGATCAAACACGGTGTGGCGAGTGATCCGAAAGATGCGGTGCGTGTCGCACTGAATTCCGGCATCAACATGAGTATGAGCGATGAGTACTACAGCAAATACTTGCCTGAGCTTGTGAAAAGTGGCGCGGTGCCGATGGCGGAACTCGATGACGCAACGCGTCACGTGCTGAACGTGAAATATGATATGGGTCTGTTTAATGATCCCTACAGCCACTTAGGGCCGAAAGAGTCTGACCCGGAAGATACTAACGCTGAAAGCCGCCTGCATCGTAAAGAAGCTCGTGAAGTGGCACGCGAAAGTATGGTTCTGCTGAAAAACCGCCTGCAAACCTTGCCGCTGAAAAAATCGGGCACTATTGCCGTGGTGGGGCCGCTGGCCGATAGCAAACGCGACATGATGGGAAGCTGGTCTGCTGCGGGTGTGGCCGATCAAACCATTACCGTGTTGCAGGGCATCAAAAATGCGGTGGGTGACAACGCTAAAATTGTGGTCGCCAAAGGCGCTAACGTCACCGATGAAAAAGACATTGTGGCATTCCTGAACCAGTACGAGCCGGCGGTGAGTGTTGACACTCGTTCTGCCAAAGCGATGATTGATGAAGCCGTCAACACCGCGAAATCAGCTGATGTGGTGGTTGCCGTAGTGGGCGAGGCGCAAGGTATGGCGCACGAAGCCTCCAGCCGTACCGACCTCGTTCTGCCGCAAAGCCAGCGCGATTTAATTGCCGCGTTGAAAGCGACCGGCAAACCGTTAGTTCTGGTATTAATGAATGGTCGCCCGCTGGCTCTGGTCAAAGAAAATCAACAGGCTGATGCACTGCTGGAAGCCTGGTATAGCGGCACCGAAGGCGGTAACGCTGTTGCTGATATCTTGTTTGGCGATTACAACCCGTCAGGCAAATTGCCGATGTCCTTCCCGCGTTCTGTTGGGCAGATCCCAACGTACTACAGCCACTTAAATACCGGGCGTCCGTACAATCCGGAAAAACCGAACAAATACACTTCCCGTTACTTCGACGAAGCTAACGGCCCGCTGTTCCCATTCGGTTATGGCCTGAGCTACACCACATTCACCGTTTCTGATGTGAAAATGTCTGCGCCTTCGATGAATGCTGACGGCAAAGTGGAAGCGAGTGTTGAAGTGAAAAACACCGGCGACCGCGAGGGTGAAACCGTTGTGCAGATGTATCTGCGAGATGTCACCGCTTCAATGAGCCGCCCGGTCAAAGAGCTGAAAGGCTTTAAGAAAGTGTCGCTGAAACCGGGTGAAACTCAGACGGTAAGTTTCCCGATTGACGTTGAAGCACTGAAGTTCTGGAACGCGCAGATGAAGCATGTTGCTGAACCAGGCAAATTCAATGTGTTTATTGGGCTGGATTCGGCTCGTGTGAAACAGGGCGAGTTTGAACTCAAGTAA
- the osmF gene encoding glycine betaine ABC transporter substrate-binding protein OsmF, whose translation MNLSARWGVAGLVLLAAGVQAAEPVKVGSKIDTEGSLLGNIILQVLDSHGVKTVNKVQLGTTPVVRGAITAGELDIYPEYTGNGAFFFKDENDPAWKNAQLGYEKVKKLDAEKNHLVWLTPAPANNTWTIAVRKDLAEKNKLTSLDDLGAYLKKGGEFKLAASAEFIERSDALPAFEKAYGFKLEQPQLLSLAGGDTAVTIKAAAQQTSGVNAAMAYGTDGPVAALGLQTLSDPKGVQPIYAPTPVVRESVLKAYPEMGEWLKPVFASLDEKTLQQLNASIAVEGLDAKKVAADYLKQKGFVK comes from the coding sequence ATGAATTTATCAGCGCGTTGGGGTGTGGCGGGATTAGTGTTGTTGGCCGCAGGAGTGCAGGCAGCAGAACCCGTGAAAGTGGGTTCTAAAATCGATACCGAAGGTTCATTGCTCGGTAATATTATTTTGCAGGTGCTCGATAGTCACGGCGTCAAAACCGTTAATAAAGTCCAGTTAGGGACCACTCCGGTTGTGCGCGGAGCCATTACTGCGGGTGAACTGGATATCTACCCGGAATATACCGGCAACGGGGCATTTTTCTTTAAAGATGAAAACGATCCTGCCTGGAAAAACGCTCAACTTGGCTATGAGAAAGTCAAAAAACTGGATGCTGAGAAAAATCATCTGGTGTGGTTAACCCCTGCTCCGGCGAACAATACCTGGACGATCGCCGTTCGCAAAGACCTGGCTGAGAAAAACAAACTTACCTCGCTTGACGATCTCGGCGCTTATCTGAAAAAGGGCGGTGAATTCAAACTTGCGGCGTCCGCTGAATTTATCGAACGCTCCGACGCACTTCCTGCCTTTGAAAAAGCTTATGGTTTTAAACTCGAACAGCCGCAATTGCTGTCACTGGCCGGGGGCGATACTGCCGTAACCATTAAAGCTGCCGCGCAGCAAACTTCGGGTGTTAATGCAGCCATGGCTTATGGCACCGATGGACCTGTGGCCGCGCTCGGTTTGCAAACCCTGAGCGACCCAAAAGGCGTGCAGCCCATTTATGCCCCAACGCCTGTGGTACGTGAAAGTGTGCTGAAAGCGTATCCGGAAATGGGCGAATGGTTAAAACCTGTTTTTGCCTCGCTTGATGAGAAAACGCTGCAACAGCTCAATGCCAGCATTGCGGTGGAAGGCCTGGATGCGAAGAAAGTGGCTGCTGATTACCTGAAACAGAAAGGTTTCGTTAAATAG
- the dld gene encoding D-lactate dehydrogenase: MSNPFINELSRLVGSQHVLTDAAKTARYRKGFRSGQGDALAVVFPGTLLELWRVLSACVSTDKIILMQAANTGLTEGSTPNGNDYDREIVIISTLRLDKLQLLDGGKQVLAFPGSTLYQLEKALKPLGREPHSVIGSSCIGASVIGGICNNSGGSLVKRGPAYTEMALYARIDEQGKLTLVNHLGIDLGATPEQILGKLDDERVKPENVLHDQRQASDKDYAERVRNVDADTPSRFNADPSRLFEASGCAGKLAVFAVRLDTFVAEKQNEVFYIGTNKPEVLTEIRRHILANFENLPVAGEYMHRDIYDIAEVYGKDTFMMIDKLGTDKLPMFFTLKGRTDAWLEKVPFVKPHFTDRVLQRLSRWTPGHLPPRMKEWRGKYEHHLLLKMSGEGIAEARNWLESYFQQAEGGFFVCTPTEGAKAFLHRFAAAGAAIRYHAVHANEVEDILALDIALRRNDQEWFEHLPPEISSQISHSLYYGHFMCHVFHQDYIVKKGVDVHALKEQMLELLRARGAQYPAEHNVGHLYEAPDSLKQFYQANDPTNSMNPGIGKTTKHKWWEEKDCNHTHHHGPH; the protein is encoded by the coding sequence ATGTCTAACCCGTTTATTAATGAGCTAAGCCGCCTGGTGGGCAGTCAACATGTGCTAACCGATGCGGCAAAAACGGCGCGTTATCGTAAAGGTTTCCGCTCCGGCCAGGGCGATGCGCTGGCGGTCGTTTTCCCCGGAACTTTGCTTGAGTTATGGCGAGTACTGAGCGCGTGTGTCAGCACCGACAAAATCATTCTGATGCAGGCGGCTAATACCGGTTTGACCGAAGGCTCAACCCCAAATGGCAACGATTACGATCGTGAAATTGTCATCATCAGCACACTGCGTCTGGATAAATTACAGTTGTTGGATGGCGGAAAGCAGGTTCTCGCGTTTCCCGGCAGCACACTCTATCAACTGGAAAAAGCGCTTAAACCCCTTGGACGTGAGCCGCACTCCGTTATCGGTTCGTCTTGTATTGGGGCTTCGGTCATTGGCGGGATTTGTAATAACTCCGGCGGCTCCCTGGTAAAACGTGGGCCAGCCTATACAGAGATGGCGCTGTATGCGCGTATTGATGAGCAAGGCAAATTAACCCTGGTGAACCATCTGGGAATCGACCTCGGAGCCACACCGGAGCAAATTCTCGGCAAGCTCGATGACGAGCGAGTGAAGCCAGAAAATGTGCTACACGACCAACGCCAAGCATCTGATAAAGACTATGCAGAGCGCGTGCGCAACGTTGATGCGGACACGCCATCACGCTTTAATGCTGATCCAAGCCGCCTTTTTGAAGCCTCTGGCTGTGCCGGAAAACTCGCCGTCTTTGCTGTACGCCTCGACACCTTTGTTGCCGAAAAGCAAAACGAAGTGTTTTACATCGGCACCAACAAACCTGAAGTACTGACCGAAATCCGTCGCCATATCCTGGCAAATTTTGAAAACCTGCCCGTCGCGGGCGAATACATGCACCGGGATATTTACGATATTGCCGAGGTGTATGGCAAAGACACGTTCATGATGATCGATAAACTCGGTACCGACAAACTGCCGATGTTCTTCACCCTGAAAGGCCGTACGGATGCGTGGCTTGAAAAAGTCCCGTTCGTTAAGCCTCACTTCACCGATCGTGTTTTACAGCGCCTGAGTCGCTGGACTCCGGGCCATTTACCGCCGCGTATGAAAGAGTGGCGTGGAAAATACGAACATCATCTGTTGTTGAAGATGTCCGGTGAAGGGATTGCCGAAGCACGCAACTGGCTGGAAAGTTATTTCCAGCAGGCGGAAGGTGGCTTTTTCGTCTGTACGCCAACGGAAGGGGCGAAGGCATTTTTACACCGCTTCGCCGCAGCGGGTGCCGCGATACGTTATCACGCGGTACATGCTAACGAAGTCGAAGATATCCTGGCGTTGGATATCGCTCTGCGTCGTAACGACCAGGAATGGTTTGAGCATTTACCGCCGGAAATCAGCAGCCAGATAAGCCATAGCCTGTATTACGGCCACTTCATGTGCCATGTCTTCCATCAGGATTACATTGTGAAAAAAGGGGTTGATGTCCATGCGTTGAAAGAGCAGATGCTCGAGCTGCTTCGCGCGCGCGGAGCACAGTATCCGGCTGAACATAACGTCGGGCATTTGTATGAAGCGCCAGACAGCTTAAAGCAGTTTTATCAGGCCAATGACCCGACTAACAGCATGAACCCAGGCATTGGTAAAACCACCAAGCATAAATGGTGGGAGGAAAAGGACTGCAACCACACGCATCACCACGGTCCTCATTAA
- a CDS encoding ABC transporter permease, with translation MLKIHNRVLLLLVILLVVAGAVLPFINFAPNRLVSGESIALNQLPAHAWLILSIPVFILACLTLFPCRPTSLVSTLLVGELLFIAILLVMGRTASQFAAHGSTLARTSPGSGLWLSLTLCLLLCADAISRLTPKALWRLLLNLQIWIVPVALLVSGYFDSLSLLKEYANRQDVFDDSLSRHLALLLGTLLPALSIGVPLGVLCYNRPGWQSSVFSVLNVIQTVPSVALFGLLIAPLAGLVKLAPWLGSLGVSGIGVAPALIALVLYALLPLVRGVVSGLQQVPRNIIESAEGMGMSRWQVFWQAEVPLALPVLLRSLRVVCVQTIGMTVIAALIGAGGFGAIIFQGLLSSALDLVLLGVIPVIALAVILDAFFKLFISLLEEKQP, from the coding sequence TTGCTAAAGATTCATAATCGCGTCCTGCTGCTGCTGGTGATTTTACTGGTGGTGGCGGGCGCGGTACTGCCGTTTATTAATTTTGCACCCAACCGCCTGGTTTCCGGGGAATCTATTGCGCTTAACCAACTCCCCGCCCATGCCTGGTTGATTCTTTCCATTCCGGTTTTCATTCTGGCATGTCTTACTCTCTTTCCGTGTCGGCCAACCTCCCTGGTGTCGACGTTGCTGGTGGGCGAGCTGTTGTTTATTGCCATCTTGTTGGTGATGGGGCGTACCGCATCGCAATTCGCCGCGCATGGCAGCACGCTTGCACGCACCTCTCCAGGTAGCGGGCTGTGGCTTTCATTAACGCTCTGCTTGTTACTGTGCGCCGATGCTATCAGCCGCCTGACGCCTAAAGCTCTCTGGCGCTTGCTACTGAATCTGCAAATCTGGATTGTGCCGGTGGCGCTGCTGGTGAGCGGGTATTTTGATTCACTCTCGTTGCTAAAAGAGTACGCCAATCGTCAGGACGTGTTTGATGACTCACTGTCTCGCCATCTGGCTCTGCTATTAGGAACGTTATTGCCCGCATTGTCGATTGGCGTACCGTTGGGCGTACTGTGTTACAACCGCCCAGGCTGGCAATCATCTGTATTTTCGGTGCTCAATGTGATTCAAACGGTGCCTTCGGTGGCGCTGTTCGGTTTGTTAATCGCACCGCTGGCGGGACTGGTCAAGCTGGCTCCATGGTTAGGCTCCCTGGGCGTGAGTGGGATTGGCGTCGCGCCTGCGTTAATTGCGCTAGTGCTGTACGCGCTGTTGCCGTTGGTACGCGGCGTGGTGTCAGGGTTGCAGCAAGTTCCGCGCAATATCATTGAAAGCGCTGAAGGCATGGGGATGTCGCGTTGGCAGGTGTTCTGGCAGGCTGAAGTGCCGCTCGCGCTGCCGGTTTTATTACGCAGCCTGCGCGTCGTGTGCGTACAAACCATTGGTATGACGGTTATCGCAGCCCTGATTGGTGCGGGCGGTTTCGGGGCGATTATCTTCCAGGGATTACTCAGTAGCGCGCTCGACCTGGTGTTGCTCGGCGTGATCCCGGTGATCGCGCTGGCAGTGATTCTGGACGCATTTTTTAAACTGTTTATCTCATTACTTGAGGAAAAACAGCCATGA
- a CDS encoding GNAT family N-acetyltransferase, producing MSVLETVPSVRLHVRDATADDIPAIAAIYEWHVLHGRSSFEEVPPTLTQMAERLTAVHAQQLPWLVAVYSGIVVGFSYATAYRSRSAYRFTVEDSVYIDASMTGKGVGRELLSTLITRCEQGPWRQMVAVIGDGENNSGSCRLHKQLGFEVAGQLRNVGFKLGGWRDTLIMQRPLNDGDRTLP from the coding sequence ATGTCAGTGCTCGAAACCGTGCCGAGTGTACGATTACACGTTCGTGATGCCACCGCCGACGACATTCCCGCCATCGCTGCCATTTATGAATGGCACGTCCTGCATGGCCGCAGTTCTTTCGAGGAAGTCCCGCCCACACTTACTCAAATGGCCGAACGCCTGACTGCGGTTCATGCCCAGCAACTTCCTTGGCTGGTCGCGGTGTACAGCGGAATTGTGGTGGGTTTTAGCTATGCGACGGCCTATCGCTCACGTTCGGCGTACCGTTTTACCGTTGAAGACTCGGTTTATATTGACGCCAGTATGACGGGAAAAGGTGTAGGGCGAGAGCTATTAAGCACGCTGATTACTCGCTGCGAACAGGGCCCGTGGCGGCAAATGGTGGCGGTGATTGGCGATGGTGAGAACAATTCAGGTTCGTGTCGTCTGCACAAACAGCTCGGTTTCGAAGTGGCTGGGCAACTTCGCAATGTGGGATTCAAGCTGGGTGGCTGGCGAGATACCTTGATTATGCAGCGCCCGCTCAATGATGGAGACAGGACGCTGCCGTAA
- a CDS encoding ABC transporter ATP-binding protein — MIEFENVSKSFQGKAAVSNLSLNIKEGEFTVLIGTSGSGKSTTLKMINRLVEHDSGRIRFAGEEIRNFDAKVLRRRMGYAIQSIGLFPHWSVAQNIATVPQLLKWPKARVSARIDELLHLLGLEAAQFRDRYPHQLSGGQQQRVGVARALAADPEVLLMDEPFGALDPVTRGALQQEIIRIHQLLGRTIVLVTHDIDEALTLADRIVLMDSGQVIQQGTPLDLLTRPATDFVRDFFGRSELGVRLLSLRQVADRVRVEERMAGEPISETLSLREALSLFVFRQCEQLPVVNQHGEPSGVLHFSDLVQGEKMRGENASAP, encoded by the coding sequence ATGATTGAATTTGAGAATGTCAGCAAGTCCTTCCAGGGCAAGGCGGCCGTCAGTAACTTGTCGCTGAATATCAAGGAAGGGGAGTTCACGGTGCTTATTGGCACCTCTGGCTCCGGAAAATCCACCACGCTGAAAATGATAAATCGCCTGGTCGAACACGATAGCGGGCGTATTCGTTTTGCCGGAGAAGAGATCCGCAACTTTGACGCGAAAGTCCTGCGCCGCCGCATGGGGTATGCGATTCAGTCTATCGGCCTGTTTCCTCACTGGAGCGTGGCCCAGAATATCGCCACCGTACCGCAATTGCTGAAATGGCCGAAAGCGCGAGTCAGTGCGCGAATTGACGAGTTACTGCATCTGCTCGGGCTTGAGGCGGCGCAATTTCGCGACCGCTATCCGCATCAACTTTCAGGTGGGCAACAGCAACGAGTCGGCGTGGCGCGTGCGCTGGCAGCCGATCCGGAAGTGTTGCTGATGGATGAGCCTTTTGGTGCGCTTGACCCGGTGACACGCGGCGCGCTGCAACAAGAGATTATCCGCATCCATCAACTTCTTGGGCGCACGATTGTGTTGGTTACGCATGACATCGATGAAGCACTGACGCTCGCCGACCGAATTGTACTGATGGATAGCGGGCAGGTGATTCAGCAAGGCACGCCGCTGGATCTATTAACGCGCCCGGCGACAGATTTCGTGCGTGATTTCTTTGGTCGCAGCGAGCTTGGCGTGCGGCTATTGTCACTTCGCCAGGTCGCCGATCGCGTGCGAGTCGAGGAGCGAATGGCGGGCGAACCGATCAGTGAAACATTAAGTCTACGCGAGGCGTTATCGTTATTTGTCTTCCGCCAGTGCGAGCAGTTACCGGTGGTGAATCAGCATGGCGAACCTTCCGGTGTTTTGCATTTTAGCGATCTGGTTCAGGGTGAAAAAATGCGAGGTGAAAATGCGTCTGCTCCGTGA